From one Rosa rugosa chromosome 4, drRosRugo1.1, whole genome shotgun sequence genomic stretch:
- the LOC133745462 gene encoding uncharacterized protein LOC133745462 isoform X3: MFPIAYAIAEVENTDTWRWFLKYLMWDLKMERDSSYTFLTDKQKGLGIAIAELFPGAEHRHCVRHMYNNFKAKHPGEGLKQLVWDAARSSTRVWFNKHMDELQQLDQEAWQWFQDKHPEQWSRAYFRSDSKCDILLNNLCESFNAAILPARDKPILTMLEKIRMDLMVRMANRRVGVQKWTDMVGPRIKKILDKVAERTSCYRAYHSGEHEFQITGGGENGSKHAVDLRLHTCTCRRWQLSGIPCVHAICAIRSKGAEPALFCDDCLMPSSYMEAYNPIIHPIAGEDDWEQVEYPIAPPPYKKQAGRPKMKRTKEPGENKLPPPAPNQTDNKKKMPRTYTKMTCQVCFKKGHNRLGCPITKAKKAAAAQQVGEGSSNGGQQTRKRQRRQQAPKVPTSKGNSGLRDQIIKSRWGWKKLKTMEGNQGANGGASSSQAMHEPPTQSSQNPAAKKAQQKGQTESEWAGF, encoded by the exons ATGTTCCCTATAGCTTATGCTATAGCAGAAGTGGAGAACACAGATACATGGAGGTGGTTTCTAAAGTACTTGATGTGGGATTTGAAAATGGAGAGAGATTCATCCTACACTTTTTTGACTGACAAACAGAAGGGCTTGGGGATAGCCATAGCTGAATTGTTTCCTGGTGCTGAACACAGACATTGTGTTCGGCATATGTACAATAACTTCAAGGCCAAGCATCCAGGAGAGGGGCTTAAACAGCTTGTATGGGATGCAGCAAGGAGCAGCACCAGAGTGTGGTTCAACAAGCACATGGATGAGCTGCAGCAATTGGACCAAGAAGCATGGCAATGGTTTCAAGACAAGCATCCAGAGCAATGGAGCAGGGCATACTTCAGATCTGATAGcaagtgtgatatattgctCAACAACTTGTGTGAGTCATTCAATGCAGCAATTCTTCCAGCAAGGGATAAGCCCATCTTAACCATGTTAGAGAAGATAAGAATGGACCTAATGGTTAGGATGGCAAACAGAAGGGTTGGAGTTCAAAAGTGGACTGATATGGTTGGGCCTAGGATAAAAAAGATTTTGGATAAGGTGGCAGAGAGGACCTCTTGTTATAGAGCATATCACAGTGGTGAACATGAGTTCCAGATCACTGGAGGTGGTGAAAATGGCAGTAAGCATGCAGTTGACTTAAGGCTCCACACGTGTACATGCAGGAGGTGGCAATTAAGTGGCATACCTTGTGTTCATGCCATTTgtgctattagaagcaaaggaGCAGAACCTGCACTTTTTTGTGATGACTGCTTGATGCCTTCCTCTTATATGGAGGCATATAATCCCATTATTCATCCTATTGCTGGTGAGGATGATTGGGAACAAGTTGAGTATCCAATTGCACCTCCCCCATATAAGAAACAAGCAGGAAGGCCAAAAATGAAGAGAACCAAGGAACCTGGTGAGAACAAGCTACCTCCACCAGCACCTAACCAAACAGATAACAAAAAAAAGATGCCTAGAACCTACACCAAGATGACCTGCCAGGTGTGCTTCAAGAAAGGCCATAACAGGTTGGGCTGCCCAATCACTAAGGCCAAAAAAGCAGCAGCAGCTCAACAAGTA GGTGAAGGGAGTTCCAATGGAGGCCAGCAAACTAGGAAGAGGCAAAGAAGGCAGCAG GCACCAAAAGTTCCAACCTCAAAGGGTAATAGCGGATTGAGGGATCAGATCATCAAGTCTAGGTGGGGTTGGAAGAAGTTGAAGACCATGGAGGGCAACCAAGGTGCAAATGGAGGGGCTTCTAGTTCACAAGCAATGCATGAACCTCCAACTCAGAGTAGCCAAAACCCTGCAGCAAAAAAGGCACAACAGAAGGGCCAAACTGAATCTGAATGGGCAGGATTTTGA
- the LOC133745462 gene encoding uncharacterized protein LOC133745462 isoform X2: MFQKTCTPWVSGIDANNGMFPIAYAIAEVENTDTWRWFLKYLMWDLKMERDSSYTFLTDKQKGLGIAIAELFPGAEHRHCVRHMYNNFKAKHPGEGLKQLVWDAARSSTRVWFNKHMDELQQLDQEAWQWFQDKHPEQWSRAYFRSDSKCDILLNNLCESFNAAILPARDKPILTMLEKIRMDLMVRMANRRVGVQKWTDMVGPRIKKILDKVAERTSCYRAYHSGEHEFQITGGGENGSKHAVDLRLHTCTCRRWQLSGIPCVHAICAIRSKGAEPALFCDDCLMPSSYMEAYNPIIHPIAGEDDWEQVEYPIAPPPYKKQAGRPKMKRTKEPGENKLPPPAPNQTDNKKKMPRTYTKMTCQVCFKKGHNRLGCPITKAKKAAAAQQVGEGSSNGGQQTRKRQRRQQAPKVPTSKGNSGLRDQIIKSRWGWKKLKTMEGNQGANGGASSSQAMHEPPTQSSQNPAAKKAQQKGQTESEWAGF, translated from the exons ATG TTCCAGAAGACTTGTACACCATGGGTTTCTGGTATTGATGCCAATAATGGCATGTTCCCTATAGCTTATGCTATAGCAGAAGTGGAGAACACAGATACATGGAGGTGGTTTCTAAAGTACTTGATGTGGGATTTGAAAATGGAGAGAGATTCATCCTACACTTTTTTGACTGACAAACAGAAGGGCTTGGGGATAGCCATAGCTGAATTGTTTCCTGGTGCTGAACACAGACATTGTGTTCGGCATATGTACAATAACTTCAAGGCCAAGCATCCAGGAGAGGGGCTTAAACAGCTTGTATGGGATGCAGCAAGGAGCAGCACCAGAGTGTGGTTCAACAAGCACATGGATGAGCTGCAGCAATTGGACCAAGAAGCATGGCAATGGTTTCAAGACAAGCATCCAGAGCAATGGAGCAGGGCATACTTCAGATCTGATAGcaagtgtgatatattgctCAACAACTTGTGTGAGTCATTCAATGCAGCAATTCTTCCAGCAAGGGATAAGCCCATCTTAACCATGTTAGAGAAGATAAGAATGGACCTAATGGTTAGGATGGCAAACAGAAGGGTTGGAGTTCAAAAGTGGACTGATATGGTTGGGCCTAGGATAAAAAAGATTTTGGATAAGGTGGCAGAGAGGACCTCTTGTTATAGAGCATATCACAGTGGTGAACATGAGTTCCAGATCACTGGAGGTGGTGAAAATGGCAGTAAGCATGCAGTTGACTTAAGGCTCCACACGTGTACATGCAGGAGGTGGCAATTAAGTGGCATACCTTGTGTTCATGCCATTTgtgctattagaagcaaaggaGCAGAACCTGCACTTTTTTGTGATGACTGCTTGATGCCTTCCTCTTATATGGAGGCATATAATCCCATTATTCATCCTATTGCTGGTGAGGATGATTGGGAACAAGTTGAGTATCCAATTGCACCTCCCCCATATAAGAAACAAGCAGGAAGGCCAAAAATGAAGAGAACCAAGGAACCTGGTGAGAACAAGCTACCTCCACCAGCACCTAACCAAACAGATAACAAAAAAAAGATGCCTAGAACCTACACCAAGATGACCTGCCAGGTGTGCTTCAAGAAAGGCCATAACAGGTTGGGCTGCCCAATCACTAAGGCCAAAAAAGCAGCAGCAGCTCAACAAGTA GGTGAAGGGAGTTCCAATGGAGGCCAGCAAACTAGGAAGAGGCAAAGAAGGCAGCAG GCACCAAAAGTTCCAACCTCAAAGGGTAATAGCGGATTGAGGGATCAGATCATCAAGTCTAGGTGGGGTTGGAAGAAGTTGAAGACCATGGAGGGCAACCAAGGTGCAAATGGAGGGGCTTCTAGTTCACAAGCAATGCATGAACCTCCAACTCAGAGTAGCCAAAACCCTGCAGCAAAAAAGGCACAACAGAAGGGCCAAACTGAATCTGAATGGGCAGGATTTTGA
- the LOC133745462 gene encoding uncharacterized protein LOC133745462 isoform X1, translating into MDFLSFVVYHFLHFLGFELCFGFLVFVVYHVLLFHLQFQKTCTPWVSGIDANNGMFPIAYAIAEVENTDTWRWFLKYLMWDLKMERDSSYTFLTDKQKGLGIAIAELFPGAEHRHCVRHMYNNFKAKHPGEGLKQLVWDAARSSTRVWFNKHMDELQQLDQEAWQWFQDKHPEQWSRAYFRSDSKCDILLNNLCESFNAAILPARDKPILTMLEKIRMDLMVRMANRRVGVQKWTDMVGPRIKKILDKVAERTSCYRAYHSGEHEFQITGGGENGSKHAVDLRLHTCTCRRWQLSGIPCVHAICAIRSKGAEPALFCDDCLMPSSYMEAYNPIIHPIAGEDDWEQVEYPIAPPPYKKQAGRPKMKRTKEPGENKLPPPAPNQTDNKKKMPRTYTKMTCQVCFKKGHNRLGCPITKAKKAAAAQQVGEGSSNGGQQTRKRQRRQQAPKVPTSKGNSGLRDQIIKSRWGWKKLKTMEGNQGANGGASSSQAMHEPPTQSSQNPAAKKAQQKGQTESEWAGF; encoded by the exons ATGGATTTTCTGAGTTTTGTTGTTTATCATTTTCtgcattttctgggttttgagcTATGTTTTGGGTTTCTGGTTTTTGTTGTTTATCATGTTCTTTTGTTTCATCTTCAGTTCCAGAAGACTTGTACACCATGGGTTTCTGGTATTGATGCCAATAATGGCATGTTCCCTATAGCTTATGCTATAGCAGAAGTGGAGAACACAGATACATGGAGGTGGTTTCTAAAGTACTTGATGTGGGATTTGAAAATGGAGAGAGATTCATCCTACACTTTTTTGACTGACAAACAGAAGGGCTTGGGGATAGCCATAGCTGAATTGTTTCCTGGTGCTGAACACAGACATTGTGTTCGGCATATGTACAATAACTTCAAGGCCAAGCATCCAGGAGAGGGGCTTAAACAGCTTGTATGGGATGCAGCAAGGAGCAGCACCAGAGTGTGGTTCAACAAGCACATGGATGAGCTGCAGCAATTGGACCAAGAAGCATGGCAATGGTTTCAAGACAAGCATCCAGAGCAATGGAGCAGGGCATACTTCAGATCTGATAGcaagtgtgatatattgctCAACAACTTGTGTGAGTCATTCAATGCAGCAATTCTTCCAGCAAGGGATAAGCCCATCTTAACCATGTTAGAGAAGATAAGAATGGACCTAATGGTTAGGATGGCAAACAGAAGGGTTGGAGTTCAAAAGTGGACTGATATGGTTGGGCCTAGGATAAAAAAGATTTTGGATAAGGTGGCAGAGAGGACCTCTTGTTATAGAGCATATCACAGTGGTGAACATGAGTTCCAGATCACTGGAGGTGGTGAAAATGGCAGTAAGCATGCAGTTGACTTAAGGCTCCACACGTGTACATGCAGGAGGTGGCAATTAAGTGGCATACCTTGTGTTCATGCCATTTgtgctattagaagcaaaggaGCAGAACCTGCACTTTTTTGTGATGACTGCTTGATGCCTTCCTCTTATATGGAGGCATATAATCCCATTATTCATCCTATTGCTGGTGAGGATGATTGGGAACAAGTTGAGTATCCAATTGCACCTCCCCCATATAAGAAACAAGCAGGAAGGCCAAAAATGAAGAGAACCAAGGAACCTGGTGAGAACAAGCTACCTCCACCAGCACCTAACCAAACAGATAACAAAAAAAAGATGCCTAGAACCTACACCAAGATGACCTGCCAGGTGTGCTTCAAGAAAGGCCATAACAGGTTGGGCTGCCCAATCACTAAGGCCAAAAAAGCAGCAGCAGCTCAACAAGTA GGTGAAGGGAGTTCCAATGGAGGCCAGCAAACTAGGAAGAGGCAAAGAAGGCAGCAG GCACCAAAAGTTCCAACCTCAAAGGGTAATAGCGGATTGAGGGATCAGATCATCAAGTCTAGGTGGGGTTGGAAGAAGTTGAAGACCATGGAGGGCAACCAAGGTGCAAATGGAGGGGCTTCTAGTTCACAAGCAATGCATGAACCTCCAACTCAGAGTAGCCAAAACCCTGCAGCAAAAAAGGCACAACAGAAGGGCCAAACTGAATCTGAATGGGCAGGATTTTGA
- the LOC133745482 gene encoding uncharacterized protein LOC133745482: MGLFKKLSLFLGFSKDDDHEVKDKEEDEDDSQPRNQAHLRDTGLPRRGFSVPVQVAVDRPLPGPILIPCRSGDGGVQGLRWHARRQRMDEDGDVADQFLDEVFPDMSASRENRRFEVKSSTRPAKVKSQALSQDGRIQQCVEYRGRSLWI, from the exons ATGGGGCTGTTTAAGAAGCTATCGCTGTTTCTAGGGTTTTCCAAAGACGATGACCACGAAGTCAAAGACAAAGAGGAGGACGAGGACGATAGTCAGCCCCGTAATCAGGCCCATCTCCGAGACACCGGCCTTCCCCGCAGAGGCTTCAGCGTCCCTGTTCAAGTCGCCGTTGACCGTCCTCTCCCCGGCCCAATTCTCATTCCTTGTCGCTCCGGCGACGGCGGTGTTCAG GGTCTAAGATGGCATGCAAGGCGACAAAGGATGGATGAAGATGGAGATGTAGCAGATCAGTTCCTGGATGAGGTCTTCCCAGATATGTCTGCCAGCAGGGAAAATAGAAGGTTTGAAGTGAAATCCAGTACGAGGCCAGCTAAAGTGAAGAGTCAGGCCTTATCACAGGATGGAAGAATCCAACAGTGTGTGGAATACCGAGGTAGATCTCTGTGGATATGA
- the LOC133745483 gene encoding late embryogenesis abundant protein 6, with protein MQAAKEKLSNLASSAKEHVNIYKAKVQEKLERAKARNKEEKKMVRERRKVKEASAKMELHKAKARHAEKKLGAKLSHGHGIFNYHHPPPAPLHNHQHQHGHQHLGTTNMIPSNPHV; from the exons ATGCAGGCCGCAAAGGAAAAGCTTAGCAATCTGGCCAGCTCGGCCAAGGAGCACGTCAATATCTACAAAGCCAAAGTACAAGAAAAG TTGGAGAGAGCAAAAGCTAGGAataaggaagagaagaagatggtgagaGAGCGTCGGAAAGTGAAGGAGGCGAGTGCAAAGATGGAGCTGCATAAAGCTAAAGCCAGGCATGCAGAGAAGAAATTAGGTGCCAAACTATCTCATGGGCATGGGATATTCAACTATCACCACCCACCACCAGCACCACTTCAtaatcatcaacatcaacatgGGCACCAGCATCTGGGAACAACTAATATGATCCCTTCAAATCCGCATGTGTAG
- the LOC133741746 gene encoding late embryogenesis abundant protein 18 yields the protein MQSAKEKISNLASASKEKVETHKAKTEEKVEKMTARTEEEKRIAEEKRRAKEAEAKMKLHESKAEHEADKLTTGAPATDAGAPMGRTAVPSYPLGGYSTRKLP from the exons ATGCAGTCTGCAAAGGAGAAGATCAGTAACTTGGCCAGTGCTTCCAAGGAGAAAGTAGAGACTCACAAAGCCAAAACGGAAGAGAAG GTTGAGAAGATGACAGCGAGgacagaggaagagaagagaatAGCGGAGGAGAAGAGAAGAGCTAAAGAGGCAGAAGCGAAGATGAAGCTGCATGAGTCCAAAGCCGAGCATGAAGCCGATAAACTGACTACTGGTGCTCCTGCAACTGATGCCGGTGCTCCGATGGGTAGGACCGCGGTTCCATCGTATCCACTGGGAGGTTACAGCACCCGAAAACTGCCCTAG
- the LOC133744737 gene encoding peroxidase N1-like, protein MYLKSSILLMLLLLSLATILLSAQGREVPRVGFYSRSCPRAESIVKQTVQSHFKSDPTIAPGLLRMHFHDCFVQGCDGSVLLDGPSTEKTAGPNRGLRGWEVIDDAKTKLEAACPGVVSCADILALAARDSVVLTKGIDWKVPTGRLDGRISLASETSALPGFRDSMKVQKDKFKNLGLNTQDLVTLVGKHYITGGHTIGTTACQLFSYRLYNFNTTGNGDATDPTISPSFLSQLKSLCPENGDGAKRVGLDTGSENRFDATFFTNLKNGRGVLESDQMLWTDASTRSFVQRFLGVRGLRALNFNAEFGRSMVKMSKIGLKPAAKGEIRRICPAVN, encoded by the exons ATGTACCTTAAGTCATCCATTTTGTTAATGCTTCTCTTGCTTTCCTTGGCTACAATCTTGCTCTCTGCGCAAGGTAGAGAAGTCCCCCGTGTCGGATTCTATTCGCGTTCATGTCCTAGAGCAGAGTCCATTGTCAAACAAACAGTTCAATCTCACTTCAAATCAGATCCTACCATTGCTCCTGGCTTATTAAGGATGCACTTCCATGACTGCTTTGTTCAAGGCTGCGATGGTTCTGTTCTTCTCGACGGTCCAAGCACTGAAAAAACTGCTGGCCCTAACCGCGGATTAAGAGGTTGGGAAGTTATCGACGATGCAAAGACAAAGCTTGAAGCCGCATGCCCTGGGGTTGTTTCCTGTGCAGACATTCTCGCCCTAGCTGCTCGCGATTCTGTTGTTTtg ACCAAGGGAATCGATTGGAAGGTGCCTACTGGAAGATTAGACGGACGTATTTCATTGGCATCGGAGACTTCAGCTTTGCCTGGCTTTAGAGACTCCATGAAAGTACAAAAGGACAAGTTCAAAAATTTGGGTCTCAATACTCAAGATCTTGTCACTCTTGTTGGTAAGCATTATATAACTG GTGGACACACCATTGGCACTACCGCTTGCCAGTTATTCAGCTACAGACTCTATAACTTCAACACAACTGGAAATGGTGATGCTACAGACCCTACCATCAGTCCTTCATTCCTTTCTCAATTAAAATCACTTTGCCCAGAAAATGGCGATGGAGCCAAGCGTGTTGGTTTAGACACAGGCAGCGAAAACCGATTTGATGCGACATTCTTTACAAACTTGAAGAATGGGCGTGGTGTACTCGAGTCCGATCAAATGTTATGGACTGATGCCTCCACAAGAAGCTTTGTCCAACGTTTCTTGGGAGTCAGAGGCTTGCGAGCATTGAATTTTAATGCAGAGTTTGGAAGGTCTATGGTGAAGATGAGTAAAATTGGTTTGAAACCTGCGGCAAAGGGTGAAATTCGCCGCATTTGTCCTGCAGTTAACTGA